Proteins from a single region of Juglans microcarpa x Juglans regia isolate MS1-56 chromosome 5S, Jm3101_v1.0, whole genome shotgun sequence:
- the LOC121268140 gene encoding transcription factor MYB27: protein MLQTTMAYQVAMQGGRLRKGPWVEKEDERLTTFVTLMGERRWDSIARASGLQRSGKSCRLRWMNYLRPDLKHGQLSIDEERIILQLHELWGNKWSKIAQRLPGRTDNEIKNYWRTHLRKRTQLAQEERNFHCKIKNAEQDFFFHEQGGMTTVRYQCGNKGSVDKDSWGTMNDISSDALGFSDLPFTCSPYETRLSDWISGLSDDQSKIKHQEDCNTIESCSCYLAWISDNSNTWDNSGSLWDMD from the exons ATGTTGCAAACGACAATGGCTTATCAAGTTGCCATGCAAGGAGGGAGATTGCGCAAAGGGCCTTGGgttgaaaaagaagatgagcGGCTCACGACCTTTGTCACCCTTATGGGGGAACGGAGGTGGGATTCCATTGCCAGAGCATCAG GTCTACAAAGAAGTGGTAAAAGCTGCAGGTTGCGGTGGATGAACTATCTCCGTCCTGATCTTAAGCATGGTCAACTAAGCATTGATGAAGAGCGTATCATTCTTCAACTTCATGAGTTATGGGGTAACAA GTGGTCGAAGATTGCCCAAAGGTTGCCGGGAAGAACTGACAATGAGATCAAGAATTACTGGAGGACACATTTAAGGAAGAGAACACAATTGGCTCAAGAAGAAA GGAACTTTCATTGTAAAATAAAGAATGCTGAACAAGACTTCTTCTTTCATGAACAAGGTGGCATGACTACTGTAAGATATCAGTGTGGAAACAAGGGCTCTGTTGATAAGGACTCTTGGGGTACCATGAACGATATCTCCTCCGATGCACTCGGGTTCTCGGACCTTCCATTTACTTGTTCTCCATATGAAACCCGCTTATCAGATTGGATCTCAGGACTTTCAGATGATCAAAGCAAAATAAAGCATCAGGAAGACTGTAATACTATAGAATCATGTTCCTGTTATCTTGCTTGGATTTCAGACAATTCAAATACATGGGACAACTCAGGTTCCCTGTGGGACATGGATTAA